From Acinetobacter sp. ASP199, the proteins below share one genomic window:
- the hemH gene encoding ferrochelatase: protein MLAKTKVTIILANLGTPDAPTVPAVRTFLQQFLSDQRVIEIPKPIWQIILRLFILPFRPKRVAQAYAQVWAQDSPMREILLQQVAAVKAELTQHYPQFELNVVPAMTYGNPNIQAVLNQISEQPQDHVILLPLFPQYSATSTAPLYDAVAKWVLTQRNLPGLSLIRDYYQHPLFIQALAQSVRDYQAIHGKPEKLLMSFHGIPQPYADKGDPYADRCRITGQLVAEALGLSEDQYAISFQSRFGKQEWVKPYTDALIEEWGKQGVKSIQVMSPAFSADCLETLEELAMENADTFKANGGERYSYIPALNSREDHLQLLNSLLQANLDALTHTLAH, encoded by the coding sequence ATGCTTGCTAAAACCAAAGTCACCATTATCCTGGCAAATCTCGGTACTCCTGATGCTCCTACCGTTCCTGCAGTACGAACTTTTCTGCAGCAGTTCCTGTCCGATCAGCGGGTCATTGAAATTCCCAAGCCGATCTGGCAGATCATTTTGCGTCTGTTTATTTTACCATTCCGTCCTAAACGGGTTGCGCAGGCTTATGCACAAGTCTGGGCTCAAGATTCACCCATGCGCGAAATCCTGCTGCAACAGGTTGCAGCAGTAAAAGCAGAATTGACTCAGCATTATCCGCAATTCGAACTGAATGTGGTGCCCGCCATGACTTATGGTAACCCGAACATTCAGGCAGTTCTCAACCAGATCAGCGAACAACCTCAGGATCACGTGATTCTGTTGCCATTGTTCCCGCAGTATTCAGCCACTTCAACTGCACCGCTGTACGATGCCGTGGCAAAATGGGTGCTGACTCAGCGTAATCTTCCAGGTTTATCACTGATTCGTGATTATTATCAGCATCCGCTGTTTATTCAGGCATTGGCACAGAGTGTGCGTGACTATCAGGCAATTCATGGCAAGCCAGAAAAGCTGTTGATGTCTTTCCATGGTATTCCACAGCCTTATGCCGATAAAGGCGATCCCTATGCTGACCGTTGTCGTATCACCGGTCAACTGGTGGCAGAAGCTTTAGGCCTATCTGAAGATCAGTATGCGATTAGCTTCCAGTCACGTTTTGGCAAGCAGGAATGGGTTAAACCCTACACTGATGCCTTGATTGAAGAGTGGGGCAAACAGGGGGTGAAATCGATTCAGGTCATGAGTCCGGCTTTCTCGGCGGATTGTCTGGAAACGCTAGAAGAACTGGCAATGGAAAATGCAGATACCTTCAAGGCCAATGGTGGTGAACGCTATAGCTATATTCCGGCATTGAATAGCCGTGAGGATCATTTGCAATTGCTCAATTCATTGCTACAGGCTAATCTTGATGCATTGACTCATACTCTCGCTCACTAA
- a CDS encoding MBL fold metallo-hydrolase, whose translation MLQVKIVPVTAFQQNCSILWDTDSKEAVLIDAGGEPEKLKSEVEALGLTVKALWLTHGHLDHAGAVGALKKAWDVPVIGPHKEDAFWLDMIQEVSARYGFPIPEKVEVTEWLEGGEVLKLGEEEFEVRFAPGHTPGHVMFYNRNHGLLWTGDVLFKGSIGRTDFPRGNHQQLLDSIQRECFSLPEETQFISGHGPMSTIGFEKQHNPFVAGTAG comes from the coding sequence ATGCTCCAAGTCAAAATTGTTCCTGTAACTGCCTTTCAGCAAAACTGTTCCATTTTATGGGATACAGACAGCAAAGAAGCAGTTTTGATTGATGCGGGTGGTGAGCCTGAAAAACTGAAATCAGAAGTCGAAGCGCTCGGTCTGACGGTAAAGGCATTATGGCTGACCCATGGTCATTTAGATCATGCTGGTGCAGTAGGTGCTTTAAAAAAAGCTTGGGATGTGCCGGTGATTGGTCCACATAAAGAGGATGCTTTCTGGCTGGATATGATTCAGGAAGTGTCTGCCCGTTATGGTTTCCCGATTCCGGAAAAGGTGGAAGTGACCGAATGGCTGGAAGGCGGTGAAGTATTGAAACTGGGGGAGGAAGAATTTGAGGTTCGTTTTGCACCCGGTCATACACCAGGCCATGTAATGTTCTATAATCGCAATCATGGCTTGCTTTGGACAGGTGATGTACTGTTTAAAGGTTCGATTGGCCGTACTGACTTTCCACGTGGTAATCATCAGCAATTACTGGATTCAATTCAACGTGAATGCTTTAGCCTGCCCGAAGAGACTCAGTTTATCTCAGGACATGGTCCAATGAGCACGATTGGTTTTGAAAAGCAGCATAATCCATTTGTGGCAGGGACTGCGGGTTAA
- a CDS encoding DNA gyrase inhibitor YacG — MPTTLKCPRCGALTTWEDNAFRPFCSERCKMIDLGAWANEDYKLPTQDAPQADGGREEDQF; from the coding sequence ATGCCAACCACCCTGAAATGCCCACGTTGTGGTGCACTGACTACGTGGGAAGACAATGCGTTTCGTCCCTTTTGTTCCGAACGCTGCAAGATGATTGATTTGGGTGCCTGGGCCAATGAAGACTATAAGCTGCCAACTCAAGATGCCCCGCAAGCTGATGGAGGCCGTGAAGAAGACCAGTTTTAA